A region of Streptomyces halobius DNA encodes the following proteins:
- a CDS encoding carbohydrate ABC transporter permease translates to MSRDTLSRPAPAARQRPRRASRTEARNARAAACFVLPFFALFGLCFLAPIGYAVHQSLRRTERTGPLGLGGQEHDVFAGLANYAHALADDRFLTGFGRVLLFGAVQIPLMIVLATALALLLESASARGVTFFRSAFFLPYGVPGVIASILWGFLYVPGISPLVKIADVAGWDVDFLARGTVLWSIANIVTWQFTGYTMLVLIAQLKSVPEELYEAARIDGANAWQVARHVKLPLIRPALVLTTVFSIIGTLQLFAEPMVLRPLASSIDSGFTPNLHAYSEAFVGNNQHVAAAEAVLLALVACVLSFGFLRLVGRRGEDRG, encoded by the coding sequence GTGAGCCGGGACACCCTGAGCCGGCCCGCACCGGCCGCCCGTCAGCGGCCGCGCCGCGCCTCCCGTACCGAGGCGCGTAACGCCCGCGCCGCGGCCTGCTTCGTCCTGCCTTTCTTCGCGCTCTTCGGCCTCTGCTTCCTCGCCCCGATCGGCTACGCCGTCCACCAGAGCCTGCGCAGAACCGAACGCACCGGCCCGCTCGGCCTCGGCGGCCAGGAACACGACGTCTTCGCCGGACTCGCCAACTACGCGCACGCCCTCGCCGACGACCGCTTTCTGACCGGCTTCGGCCGGGTCCTGCTGTTCGGTGCCGTCCAGATCCCGCTGATGATCGTGCTCGCGACGGCGCTGGCGCTGCTCCTGGAGAGCGCGAGCGCCCGCGGCGTCACCTTCTTCCGCAGCGCCTTCTTCCTCCCCTACGGCGTGCCCGGCGTCATCGCCTCGATTCTGTGGGGCTTCCTGTACGTCCCCGGCATCAGCCCCCTGGTGAAGATCGCCGACGTGGCCGGCTGGGACGTCGACTTCCTCGCCCGCGGCACCGTCCTGTGGTCCATCGCCAACATCGTCACCTGGCAGTTCACCGGCTACACCATGCTGGTGCTGATCGCCCAGCTCAAGTCCGTGCCGGAGGAGCTCTACGAGGCCGCGCGGATCGACGGCGCCAACGCCTGGCAGGTCGCCCGGCATGTCAAACTCCCGCTCATCCGGCCCGCCCTCGTCCTCACCACCGTCTTCAGCATCATCGGCACCCTCCAGCTGTTCGCGGAACCGATGGTGCTGCGGCCGCTCGCCTCCTCCATCGACTCCGGCTTCACCCCCAATCTGCACGCCTACAGCGAGGCGTTCGTCGGCAACAACCAGCATGTGGCGGCGGCGGAGGCGGTCCTGCTCGCGCTGGTGGCGTGCGTCCTGTCCTTCGGCTTCCTGCGGCTGGTGGGCCGCCGGGGTGAGGATCGGGGATGA
- a CDS encoding carbohydrate ABC transporter permease codes for MTRLPPRACRPRPSVPVRTTRPPVRGRTTRPPVRYRIITASLLTIAALYFLVPVYWLTVSATKNSADLFGTFGFWFSDDPRPVGHLVDVLTYDHGVYVRWFGNSLLYAGIGAVCATLLSAAAGYALAKFPFRGREAVFNVVLAGVLIPGTALALPLYFLFSAMGLANTYWAVLIPSVVSPFGVYLCRIYAAAAVPDSLLEAARIDGAGEARIFGGLGLRLMTPALVTVFLFQFVHIWNNYFLPLVMLSDSSLYPIQLGLTSWTGYADRQPVLYQFTVGGAFLSVVPLMVLMTGLQRYWRTGLTEGSVKA; via the coding sequence ATGACCCGGTTACCGCCCCGAGCGTGCAGGCCGCGGCCATCGGTCCCCGTACGGACGACGCGGCCACCGGTCCGAGGGCGTACGACCCGGCCACCGGTCCGCTACCGGATCATCACCGCCTCGCTGCTGACCATCGCCGCGCTCTACTTCCTGGTGCCGGTCTACTGGCTGACCGTCTCGGCCACCAAGAACAGCGCCGATCTCTTCGGCACCTTCGGCTTCTGGTTCTCCGACGACCCGCGGCCCGTCGGCCACCTCGTCGACGTCCTCACCTACGACCACGGCGTCTACGTCCGCTGGTTCGGCAACTCCCTGCTCTACGCGGGGATCGGTGCGGTCTGCGCCACCCTGCTGTCCGCCGCGGCGGGCTACGCCCTGGCCAAATTCCCGTTCCGCGGCCGGGAGGCGGTCTTCAACGTGGTACTCGCCGGGGTCCTCATCCCGGGGACCGCGCTCGCCCTCCCCCTCTACTTCCTGTTCAGCGCGATGGGCCTGGCCAACACCTACTGGGCGGTGCTGATCCCCAGCGTGGTCAGCCCGTTCGGCGTCTATCTGTGCCGGATCTACGCGGCCGCGGCCGTCCCCGACTCCCTCCTGGAAGCGGCCAGGATCGACGGCGCGGGCGAGGCGAGAATCTTCGGCGGGCTCGGGCTGCGGCTGATGACGCCCGCACTGGTCACCGTCTTCCTGTTCCAGTTCGTGCACATCTGGAACAACTACTTCCTGCCGCTGGTGATGCTGTCCGATTCGTCGCTGTACCCGATACAGCTGGGACTGACGTCATGGACGGGCTACGCGGACCGGCAGCCGGTGCTCTACCAGTTCACGGTGGGTGGCGCGTTTCTGTCGGTGGTGCCGCTGATGGTGCTGATGACGGGGCTTCAGCGGTATTGGCGGACGGGGCTCACGGAGGGGAGCGTCAAGGCGTGA